The sequence below is a genomic window from Coffea arabica cultivar ET-39 chromosome 4c, Coffea Arabica ET-39 HiFi, whole genome shotgun sequence.
GTCCGATCAGGCAAAATAAGTAATTAGAAGGTGTCTTTTCATATAATACACTTTAATATACGCATTGCTAATCTACAAGAATGAACATTGGACCCATGCAATATTATTGGACAAGACCCACCACCATTTTTGTACAGGACAAAAAAAACATatttagctctctctctctctaagaaTTTCTggtcttaaaaaaaattaataccagCATAATCTGTTGCTTGTGTTCACATATGACTTCAAATCTGAGAGTTTAAATCGCCCTTCCAATTCTGGTGTTTCTCACGCATTTTTCTAAAGCTTGGAGACCATTTGCACCAAGTTTGACCATACTTTCAATTCTTGAGTTGGTAAAATGGTGTAGCAATATTTAAATCACGTGATCTATATAAATCAGGTTTATTGAAATGTTTACCAAGTATAATTGACTATAAATAAATGTGCAATTACAAGTCTACTTTTGCAACAACATCGTACTGAGCAACCTAACATTTTAACGTTTTCCAATTCTCTTATCGAAGCTACTATAGACTTTGTTCTACCAAAAAGCAATGGAACTTGAAGGTCATGAATCAAATGATTCCATTTCCATCCAAAATGATTTCCTGGGTGATGTTCATCGTCCTTTGGCAAATTTTCATCCCGATATTTGGGGAAACCAATTCCTTCTCTACTCCCCTGATTTCGACAAGGTACTACTATAGTATAGACAGAGCAGTTCTTTTATGCTAAAGAAACATTAACATCATCCAAGGATATATATTTGTTCTTTGTAGGCAAGATGGGCTTCTATGAAGGGGCAGGTTGAACAGCTGAAGGAAAAAGTCAGGACAATGCTTCAGGAAACTGCAAGTAATCCATTGGAACAGCTGCAATTTATTGATGCGATTCAACGACTTGGCATAGAATATCAATTTGAAGAGGAGATCAGTCAAGCTTTACAAAAGTTGCATGAGAAACATCAGAGTTGGGAGGACAATGACCACTTTTATACTGCTGCTCTCTATTTTCGAATTCTGCGACAAGAAGGGTTCAGAGTTTCAGCAGGTAAGAGTTAAGGATTTAAAGATTTATACCCTCAAACCTCAAATCATAGAAACCTTAATTATTGACTTTCTTTCCTCCTCCTAtatcaccccaaaaaaaaaagcacgaAAAAGAAAAGTTGGGCTTCATTTTATTGTcccaacaattttccttttatcatttttccatTATGCAGACATATTCAAGAAATTCCTGGATGCTGAAGGTAAATTTGGAGAAGGTTTGGTCAATGATGTGCAGGGCATGCTTGCACTTTATGAAGCAGCACATCTTATGTTGCAGAGCGATGACATTTTAGATCATGCCCTGGCTTTTACAAGTAATCATCTTCAGTCTTTACCATGCAAGTTAAGCGATCCACTTGCTGAGCTAGTAAATCACGCACTAATGCAGCCTTACTGGAGGGGTATACCAAGATTGGAGGCTAGGAATTACCTGTCCATATATGAAAAAGGTCCTTTACACAATACAAGTTTACTAAAGCTGGCTAAGTTGGATTTTAACATGCTACAATCTCTGCACAAGGAGGAGCTACAGGAAATTTCCTTGTAAGTTTCTTGAAGATAATTATTTAcctaaaaatggataaattttaaaaaaaaaattgtttaagCTATTTAGATTATCTTAAACTGTAACCGTGTTGAATTAATGCATGCTTGATGCCTAGTGCACCTCAGGTGGTGGAAAGAACTAGACTTTGGAAGAAAGCTTCCATTTGCGAGAGATCGAATGGTTGAGGGCTATTTTTGGATTATAGGAGTATATTTTGAGCCTCAATATGCTCTTGCCAGAAAGATTATGTCAAAAGTTATTGCTATTGCATCCATAATAGATGATATTTATGATGCTTATGGGACTTATAACGAACTTGAAATCTTCACAGAAGCAATTGAAAGGTTTGAAATGTTTACTCTTTGACTTGACTCTCATGAAACATACATCATGTATGCAGTCAAGAATTTGCTGTAATTTAATGTGTTGCATCATTTGCAGATGGAATGTTGACTGCATGAAACAGCTCCCAGATTACATGAAGATTTGTTACCAAGCACTCTTAGATGTGTTTGAAGAAATTGAGGAAGAGATGGCCAACCAAGGAAGATCGTATCGAACATATTATGCCAAGGAAGCAGTATGAACATACTCAAATTCCTACCATCAGACTCCTCAATAGTTTCCTAGGATAGTAATCTAGTTTGTCTCGGTGACATTATTGTGATTGAAATATATAGTTGATTTGATTGCACTAATTTGCAGCTGAAGTTGTTGGCTTGTTGCTATTTTGCTGAGGCTAAGTGGCTGCACCAAGGGTACATACCAACTGTAGAGGAGTATATGCAAATTGCAGTGCCAAGCTGCGGGTACATCACTCTTGCAATGATATCTTTCGTAGGCATGGGGGATGTGACAAAGGCAGCCTTCGAGTGGGCAATGAATGACCCTGATATCataagagcttcatcaatcgtTTGCAGGCTTAGGGCTGACATTGTGGGGCACAAGGTATAATCCAATTGGGTAAATTATGTATAATCCTCCTATGATTTTGCATAATGTTAGATGATCCCCTTCCAAGGTTTCAAAATAACTACATAACCTTCTGTGATTTTATGTAAAGTAGAACATTGATTGAATGCATAATCAGTCGTGCCGCTGAATGCATAATCAGTTACGACAATTGGACTATAAGCATTCTTAAAGTACATGTGATGAAATCATAATATCTATTTAACCCCCTGTAGTTTGCATAAATATCTCCCTTACTCCCATATGATTTTTGAATTTATCCACAAGTTGCCGTTTGATTTAACAATTAAATAAGTGCACTACTAATATTTCAACTATCAACATTATATAAgtcatttttcattaaattttcaGTTTATGTAAAACTATGGGGGGTTTTACGAGTATTTTGAAACGTTAAAGGAATTGTGTGATGATAGATGAAACTATAGCGGGTTATTAGGAATTTAACCAATGCAATTTGATATTCCTAGGAAAGCAAAATCCATAACAACACAGGGCGGCTGGTAGCTCTAACGCAACTGCGTATTATCAGTAATGGCCCAAATCAATTTGACTTGATGGAACTCGCTTCAATCTTAgtcaatcattttaaaattaaaaaaaaaaaaaaagagcttgtTTTTTCAAATTGGAAGAATTGTAATTTTGGTCCTTAATATTTGGCTTATATGCAAAATTGGTTCCCAATGTTTTGGTCAAAACAAATTTAGTTCCTGAAGTTGTAGATTTAAGACAACTCAATGGAACAATGAGTGACAGCGAATATCAAATTATTGTTAGTCAACAATTTGACTTGGCACTTTTTCTCCCTAATGTTATGATTTTAAATCATTTTATTTATCTAAATTTTAAATAGTGATATTAAGAGTTTAACATGAATTGAGATGCAAATTAGAATAAAATAGTATTAAAAGGGTAATAAGAATTCTAATTaaattctttctcttcttttatttcatttattcgcGCTAATAATATATCATGTATTTTTTCCTTTGCATGGTTAGACTCAAATTTGATATAATAtctgtatattattatttcttaGTATTATTTAAAACACTTTATATTGACAGAATACAATAGTAGCCTAATTAGCATATCTTTGTTAAATAAGTTATAATAGGATGATAATGTaccaataataaataaaacataaacTAGTGGAAGAAAAGGAGAATTTTAGTTTGATAATCTATGTTTATTATAGTTATTATTACAAAATTATTGCATATCTTGTGTACATAGGTTTCAAATTCTTATAGTTAGCCATTGTACTTATAAAAACTAGTGAAGATAAGTATCAATGTGAAGTAATTCTAGAACTTCTTAAGaaaattatcttttatttttttgtccttCCTATCAATTAAAAACTAGTATTCCAATACTgtagttttaaatcatttatttaatatCAATATATCTTGATAATCATTTAGTGCTTcatataatatgtataaaatGCCAATTTCATTTCAACTTCAATTGATAACCtattaaaataccaaaaaaaagatCAACTTAATCTACAAAAGTATgtatttcttatattttaaagggatatttaattaaatttttaattatcaTTAGAAATACAAATAATAAAACATATTATCAAATTAATTATTAATAGTGAGAAACAATAATATACATACATaagtatacatacatacatatatatatatatatgtatgataCCAAATTTAAGACTAACTacgtaaaagaaaagaaatatatggtATATTATTAgcatgaataaatgaaataaaaataaaaaagaagaaaaataagttTAATTAGAATTATTATTATCCATTTACTACTATTTTATTCTAACTTTTATCTTAGTTCATTCTAAAACTCTTAATATTACtatttaaaaaatagaaaaatataatGATTTAAAATCAAAACATTGGACATCAAAAGCGCAAATTCAAAGTTATTGACTGACGACAATTTGATTAGTTATCTTAAATCTACCCAGCTAAAATTACATATTTTAAGAAGTAAATTTATTTTGATCGAAATATTGGAGACCAATATGATACACAGATCAAACCTTAGGCACCAAAACTGCAATTCGCCCTTACAAATTTGGCATGGACAATCCAAATCGAGCCGACGTCCCCAATCTGGGCCTAAACCATACTTTAGAGTTTGGAGTTGCCACGGACGCGGGACGCGGGACGCCCGTAAAAGTCTTGATATCCTAAAGTTTGTCTCCTTTGATCTCACAAAATTAATAATGATCACTGTGATAAAGTGAGTGATCGAGTTCCAAACCAATATAAGTTGGCATATATTGATTCAATTGATAAAGACGGATTGTTTCCTTACAAAAAGTATAGTATGTTCAAATTTCACTGTCAATGTCAGGGTTACATTAGTGAGCAATCTGTAAAATTCTTGTGAACGACTTTGGTTCCAGAAGTATGTTTTGACTCGTCGCAGTGACTAGAATTGAACCCTCAAACATTTTATTACTAAAAAAGattttatatacatatacatacatacatgtgTGTGTGTTGGGGGGATCTAAAGACGTGGTGGTTCAACTGTAGAACTGATCTTAAGTatagatttttgtttttgtctaaTTAAAAGAAAACTCGAATTTAAGCCCTTGATCTTAACGAAAAAAATCCAATACTATACATCTTTCATACTTGCAGTTTGAACGAGAAAGGAAGCACATTGCTTCAGCAGTGGAATGCTACATGAAGCAACACGGCATGACGGAGCAGCAAGCGTGCGAGGAACTTTACAAACAAATTGAGGATGCATGGAAGCTCATGAACCAACAACTCCTTAAACCTACTCCGACTGCTGGTTCCGCTGCACCTGAATTTGTACCCTCTAAGGCTGTGCTCTTTCGAGTTCTGAACTTGACACGTTTTGCGGAGgttactcatatgcacaatgaCGATTATACACACGTGGGGGGAGCCATGCAAAGTTATATTAAGTCACTGTTCATTGAACCCGTTTCCATGTAAGCAGTACAATAGCTATACCGTTTGAAGGCTATAATAAATCAAAGTGTCAAGTTCTTGTTTGTTACTTGTAATGGGTTGCATGGGGTTTGAAACATGCGACTGTATTTTATGTTGGAAATAAACGGATTGGGATCCTCGCCATTGGGTTTTTCTCTATTaatctctttatttatttatatctaAATTATTATGCCATTACTTTCTTTTGATCTCTAAATTAATGTACTAAAAAAGATATTCTTTGGAGAATGTTTTGGCATTCAATTTACACGAAACATTTGACCGGTGAAAAATAGACCAAATTATAGAAAAGTTTGTCATGATTAATTAGATGGCAAAACTTAGTCAATTTCATATGAAATTTTACATATAACTAACATGAACgatgaaatatattatgaaTCATGctggtttttgaaaaatattttcaaattaattttttaatggTGTATTTGAGAGAAGTAAATTAgtgttagtttcttttttcttgattctatgaAAAACTGGAATAGACTCAATGTATTGTGTGAGTCTCTCTTCTCTCGATTATCTGTGTATTCCCGCATGTTCTGGTTTCTCCTTGCTTTTGATTTGGGTACATCATAATTGGTAATCTCCTCTTGTATCTCCTGAACCAACTCCCAATCTGGATGGTCAGACCAGTTAAACCACTGAATGGTTTGTTTGCCAATCCAGGCAGGCCCTAAAACTCAGTAGAGGCAAAAGATTGATCAATTGGAATAAATCTCTTTGCTTATTGATCTTTGGTTTAGGTCCATATATGGCAGCttgatttttttcccttgtGTTTCCTCGACTGCCATACATCAAGTTCCCAATAGGCAATATcaatttggtttttctttttctttttcgaaaCAACTTATTTGACAAATATTTCTGTGGCAATTTGTCACCTAGTCGTGTATATGTAAATTAAGATTTCATTAATAGAATCAAGATTTCTATACTCACTTGCTTTGTGAATCCATGTTATTGATCAATCAAACTGCCATGTACTATGAGTCTATGAGTTATGGaagtaaaatttaaaagaatAGAAAAAGAGGGGGGAAGAACTTTTTTGGTGAAAAACATTCGAAGAAATGATGAGACGGTAATTTAAAAAGTAATTTCTATCTTAACATTTCTCATGGCCATAATATATGAGATAAGATGAGGGTAACTTTATACAAGAATTAAAAGCATCCTTAACTtttctatctttttctttttctttttctttttttatctctCACCCCTCCCCATGCGCTTCCTACCCTCAACTGCCAAACTAGGATTTCAACCCTAAACTTGATAATGGGGAGAACTTTAGAATCTGACCACCGGAAAAAGCATCCTTAACTTCAATGGGAAATATATAGAGCTATCCGCAGCTAGAGGAAGTTCATGCAATTGCCAATAATCCATCAGAATAGGTGCAATTGATAAACGCAACTCAACGGttaggcataaaataaaattttgaagagGAGATTTTTCAATCtttacacacacacaaaagatcatgagaaacatctAAGCTGGGAGGACAATGACCACTAGAGCAACATTTGTTGGAGCGAAATTGATCACACTTTTTCTCTTTCCATATTGAGGATGGTCAGTTCATGTCACGCCCCGAGCCCGCACGTGCCCGTCACATGACATCCGCCGTACTCCCAAGTCTCACTCAAGAATACAAGGCTACATTAACTAATTTAACTTTAACAGCACTAAATAATTCAACTAAATAAAGTGCGGTACGAATTACATATAAGAGAAAGTCCACAAGTATTCAAGATGTTCGTATATTTATTCTCCAATTGAAATAGCGAAAACAAGAATAAACATGACTAACAACTAGAAGTAGCTAGTCTGCCAACTTCTATTcatttaaaactaataaaagtcatcctcagggtcttctacgtaaaccaattcatactcttcaaaatctgcaaaaatggtaagaagtgggttgagcgacacatcgctcagtaggtaatatttacccctctgttggaccatgcactcttaattttatagatatatatataagtacaaCTCaaatcgtttgcatatcatCCACATCCGTAATTTTGAAGGTAACGTTATTTATAAAGCAATCAGTAGTAAAAAATGACAAGCAATTTAAAAGCATCTTATTGATAGTTGTACATGAGAAATCGTAAAGTCataaatcatttcatctcaagtCACAAATTTCTTCATATCCATTCGTAAATCAACTAATATCAGTTCACAAGTCTCATTTCAACTCAATTCATAAATCATTCCATCAGAtcagctcataacaagtacatgcaaCGACCGACTACTGAGTACTCAGCCTAGAGATTAGACCCCTTCTAGGTGGGCGACCAATAGATTTCATGACTATCGATTGATCTCATTTCATTCTTgggtcaatcggccggactttataccaggctaccaagGTTTTGTCAATCGGTCGAACTCTATACCAGACTACCATCATCTTAccaatcggccggactttataccagactaccatggcgattagacaggactatagcccctaccgtctgtgttttcaaactcggacaggaccggccggtccgaccggttgaaccgggaaccggccaagTGTCCGATCCGAGTTGGTCATCAGAACCGGGAGATTCAAGACCCGGTCAACTCCGAtcaaaaaccgggtttgaccggtacAAAACCGGAAAAACCGGTCCAACAGGAGCTTTTGTAAAAAAAGTTCaaacttttttaatattatgttttggcccCCTAAATTGTGAAAActtattaatatacctcaaatatttcatactttataaatattgtcctaaaatttgatgttatttttcaattaaatccataattttaattctaaacttgttaatgtttattaaataatataaattgttacttgattgttctaatttctttgtattttcttgttaaatatatttgaaacatcaaatatatatgaatatacctttattaatatcaatatgttattggatattttatatacaataatttaatttttaaataatttttatttatgacgtcatccggttcgatcCCTATCGatccccggtcgaacccattgacccctgacccctgatcTCGGCCGAGTcgatatccggtccggttctgaaaacatagcctaccgtctattccatgactgctctgagttttacttgtcaaaattcatttcatatatcagaTACATAATTCTTTGATTTCATAATAGATTCAGCTCATTTTGTATATAAGAAcatatcaaaacatttcaaataagccacatggtccatttttgtttagtaaaatatagctttcataaatatccaagtaaagcatttaatcaaacacctttcgagtcaacacaacaaaatgtgattgaaaacaagaatttcattttgcacatttgaaatctcagaagggtaagtaccaccAACCTCTGTTTGGCTGCTCAAGTGGAACTACCTTAGGTCCTTGTATTGCACCTATCAAATGCATAGGTTCCCTAATTAGTTGCTACTtcctataaatgcataaatacaCAACCCCTAAGTAAGTACAAGATTCATATCTAGACCATTATATGGACCCTAATAACATTCCCCTCAACACGTACGATTtctatttttggaaagtttcctgatttggaaagtttctatttttagaaagtttcttaatttggaaagttctccttttgtaaagtttcctaatttaaaataaaataattatttataatCATGTTTATTATTTTGTCTGTTATCTtactatatatatttataattaataattaataattattatattattatcgTCCTTGTCATcgctactttattttattaccacttgtatatatttattaattagttattattACCTTTCACTTTATTCCTACCTTTGTGCGCGTGtaggtgttattattatttacgtatatatgtgcatatatatattgatttattattataattattgtcTTAATTTAATACacttgtatttatatttatattttcgtTTACATCCTTTATTTGTTTCATccatattattattactattgttattattattattttaagcgCTTTGTTCAACCATCTAGAGCTTATCTTACATTGTATAACTTAATCTAATAAGGTTAGGTTAAAATGTTTTAGATTGCTATTTAAGAACTTTAGACTTAATTAATAAGGTAATATTTTACATGACTAACCCTCAATTCTAACAATTATATTTAATTGGGTCCTGAattttactattcacaatatactATAAAATGGACTAGTtatatttaaaatccatttattaAGTATTTACTAAATTTTTATAGTATAGTTTGGTCCAAGTTTAAATTGCTCCCTTtctacttatttattttttgtttattgttatcattattttttattttattttatttttattattattgttattattattattttttattcctGGTGGGGCCCATGGTCGCCAGACTCTCTGGCGACCCAAATCAGCCAATTGGTTGGCCGAAAAGGCCAACCAAAATTGTTCCATTGTCGCTAGCACTTGCTGGTGACATCAccatcattcttttttttttttttttgtagcctTGGTGGCCAACCCTTAGAATTCCTTTCCCCTGCGGCAGTGCTTGGCCAAAACAGCCGCTgctcttctcctttttttttttccttttcttttcttcaacagATTTGGGTCATCTACTCACCAATGATCAAGATCTAACACCCTAATTCCACTAATCCAAATATGAATCCTTCTAAATTTCTTATAAGAACATATATATCTACATATATGTAACGACATCACATGTCCATAAATGTCCTAGAACAATTAATTCATCTACTAAAACTTAAAAGAGAGGTTTTCTTGCATAAATTCGAGACTTACAGGTGTAGGTGTC
It includes:
- the LOC113739299 gene encoding (-)-germacrene D synthase-like isoform X2; protein product: MELEGHESNDSISIQNDFLGDVHRPLANFHPDIWGNQFLLYSPDFDKARWASMKGQVEQLKEKVRTMLQETASNPLEQLQFIDAIQRLGIEYQFEEEISQALQKLHEKHQSWEDNDHFYTAALYFRILRQEGFRVSADIFKKFLDAEGKFGEGLVNDVQGMLALYEAAHLMLQSDDILDHALAFTSNHLQSLPCKLSDPLAELVNHALMQPYWRGIPRLEARNYLSIYEKGPLHNTSLLKLAKLDFNMLQSLHKEELQEISLWNVDCMKQLPDYMKICYQALLDVFEEIEEEMANQGRSYRTYYAKEALKLLACCYFAEAKWLHQGYIPTVEEYMQIAVPSCGYITLAMISFVGMGDVTKAAFEWAMNDPDIIRASSIVCRLRADIVGHKFERERKHIASAVECYMKQHGMTEQQACEELYKQIEDAWKLMNQQLLKPTPTAGSAAPEFVPSKAVLFRVLNLTRFAEVTHMHNDDYTHVGGAMQSYIKSLFIEPVSM
- the LOC113739299 gene encoding (-)-germacrene D synthase-like isoform X1 yields the protein MELEGHESNDSISIQNDFLGDVHRPLANFHPDIWGNQFLLYSPDFDKARWASMKGQVEQLKEKVRTMLQETASNPLEQLQFIDAIQRLGIEYQFEEEISQALQKLHEKHQSWEDNDHFYTAALYFRILRQEGFRVSADIFKKFLDAEGKFGEGLVNDVQGMLALYEAAHLMLQSDDILDHALAFTSNHLQSLPCKLSDPLAELVNHALMQPYWRGIPRLEARNYLSIYEKGPLHNTSLLKLAKLDFNMLQSLHKEELQEISLWWKELDFGRKLPFARDRMVEGYFWIIGVYFEPQYALARKIMSKVIAIASIIDDIYDAYGTYNELEIFTEAIERWNVDCMKQLPDYMKICYQALLDVFEEIEEEMANQGRSYRTYYAKEALKLLACCYFAEAKWLHQGYIPTVEEYMQIAVPSCGYITLAMISFVGMGDVTKAAFEWAMNDPDIIRASSIVCRLRADIVGHKFERERKHIASAVECYMKQHGMTEQQACEELYKQIEDAWKLMNQQLLKPTPTAGSAAPEFVPSKAVLFRVLNLTRFAEVTHMHNDDYTHVGGAMQSYIKSLFIEPVSM